A stretch of Lathyrus oleraceus cultivar Zhongwan6 chromosome 6, CAAS_Psat_ZW6_1.0, whole genome shotgun sequence DNA encodes these proteins:
- the LOC127093950 gene encoding FT-interacting protein 1 produces MSSSKAAPKPNTDDYKLKDTKPELGEKWPHGGQRGGTGWIYSERATSTYDLVEQMYYLYVRVVKAKELPPNPVTGNVDPYVEVKVGNYKGKTRHFEKKTNPEWKQVFAFSKEKIQSSVVEVFVRDKEMVARDDYIGKVEFDMHEVPTRVPPDSPLAPQWYRLENLRGETRTRGEVMLAVWMGTQADEAFPEAWHSDSASVKGEGVYNIRSKVYVNPKLWYLRVNVIEAQDVEPPDKTQPPQVFVKAQVGQQVLKTKLCPTKTPNPMWNEDLVFVAAEPFEEQLVLTVENKASPGKDEVVAKLTLALNKFETRMDHRPVHSRWYNVERYGFGVLEGDKGNELKFSSRIHLRVCLEGAYHVLDESTMYISDTRTTARQLWKQPIGILEVGILSAQGLTPMKTSNAKSSTDAYCVAKYGMKWVRTRTITESFNPKWNEQYTWEVHDPCTVITFGVFDNCHLGGGNSQQSTTKTNDARIGKVRIRLSTLEMDRIYTNSYPLLVLRPNGLKKMGELQLAIRFTCLSLSHIIYLYGHPLLPKMHYLHPFTVNQLDSLRYQAMSIVAVRLGRAEPPLRKEVVEYMLDVDSHIWSLRRSKANFFRIVSLFSGLMSMSKWLGEVQKWKNPVTSILVHVLFFILICYPELILPTVFLYMFLIGVWNFRKRSRHPPHMDTKISWAEGAHPDELDEEFDTFPTSKAQDVIRMRYDRLRSVAGRIQTVVGDIATQGERLQALLSWRDPRATFLFVIFCLVTAVALYVTPFKMVISVAGIFWLRHPKFRSKLPSVPSNFFKRLPSGADSML; encoded by the coding sequence ATGAGTTCATCTAAAGCTGCTCCAAAACCAAACACAGATGATTACAAGCTAAAAGACACAAAGCCGGAGCTAGGAGAGAAATGGCCACACGGAGGACAACGTGGCGGTACGGGCTGGATTTACAGCGAAAGAGCAACAAGCACATACGATCTTGTTGAACAAATGTACTACCTCTACGTTCGCGTCGTAAAAGCCAAAGAATTGCCACCGAATCCGGTCACAGGAAATGTAGATCCTTATGTTGAAGTAAAAGTTGGTAACTACAAAGGAAAAACAAGACACTTCGAGAAGAAAACGAATCCCGAATGGAAACAAGTTTTCGCGTTCTCGAAAGAAAAGATACAATCTTCGGTCGTTGAAGTGTTTGTAAGAGACAAAGAGATGGTAGCTCGAGATGATTACATTGGAAAAGTCGAATTCGATATGCATGAAGTTCCAACAAGAGTTCCACCAGATAGTCCTTTAGCACCTCAATGGTATCGACTCGAGAATTTGAGAGGCGAAACAAGAACAAGAGGTGAAGTTATGTTAGCAGTTTGGATGGGAACACAAGCTGATGAAGCTTTTCCTGAGGCATGGCATTCAGATTCGGCTTCGGTAAAAGGCGAAGGTGTTTACAATATTCGATCAAAGGTTTATGTTAACCCTAAACTTTGGTATTTAAGGGTTAATGTAATTGAAGCTCAAGATGTTGAGCCACCTGATAAAACTCAACCACCACAAGTTTTTGTTAAAGCTCAAGTTGGACAACAAGTGCTTAAAACCAAGCTTTGTCCGACGAAAACGCCAAACCCGATGTGGAATGAAGATCTTGTATTTGTAGCAGCCGAGCCGTTCGAGGAACAGCTCGTGTTGACGGTTGAGAACAAGGCGAGTCCTGGTAAAGACGAAGTTGTGGCGAAGTTAACCCTGGCGTTGAACAAATTTGAGACGCGGATGGATCATCGCCCGGTGCATTCGCGGTGGTACAACGTGGAGAGATACGGATTCGGCGTTCTCGAAGGTGATAAAGGGAATGAGCTTAAATTCTCAAGTAGGATTCACCTTAGGGTTTGTCTTGAAGGTGCTTATCATGTTCTTGATGAATCAACAATGTATATTAGTGATACTAGAACAACTGCTAGACAACTATGGAAGCAACCAATTGGGATTCTTGAAGTTGGAATATTGAGTGCTCAAGGGCTTACACCAATGAAAACAAGCAATGCTAAAAGTTCAACCGATGCTTATTGTGTAGCAAAATACGGTATGAAATGGGTTAGAACAAGAACAATCACTGAGAGTTTTAATCCAAAATGGAATGAACAATACACATGGGAAGTTCATGATCCTTGCACGGTTATAACTTTCGGGGTTTTCGATAACTGTCATCTAGGTGGTGGAAATTCTCAACAAAGCACGACAAAAACAAATGATGCAAGAATAGGTAAAGTTCGAATCCGTTTATCGACTTTAGAAATGGATAGAATCTACACAAACTCATATCCTTTACTTGTTCTACGTCCGAATGGATTGAAGAAAATGGGAGAACTTCAATTAGCAATTCGTTTCACATGTCTTTCGTTATCCCATATAATTTACCTTTACGGACACCCTTTACTTCCTAAAATGCATTACTTGCATCCATTCACAGTGAATCAGTTAGATAGTTTAAGATACCAAGCGATGAGCATTGTCGCGGTAAGGCTAGGAAGAGCAGAACCACCACTAAGGAAAGAGGTTGTCGAATACATGCTTGATGTGGATTCGCATATATGGAGTTTGAGAAGAAGCAAAGCGAATTTCTTCCGAATTGTTTCACTTTTTTCGGGCTTAATGTCGATGAGTAAATGGCTCGGTGAAGTTCAAAAGTGGAAGAATCCAGTGACATCCATTTTGGTTCATGTTCTATTTTTCATCTTGATATGTTATCCAGAATTGATTCTACCGACGGTTTTCCTCTACATGTTTCTCATTGGAGTATGGAATTTTCGGAAAAGATCAAGACATCCTCCACATATGGACACGAAAATTTCGTGGGCCGAAGGAGCGCATCCGGATGAACTAGACGAAGAGTTTGATACTTTTCCGACTTCGAAGGCACAAGATGTGATAAGAATGAGATATGATAGGCTAAGGAGTGTTGCTGGGAGGATTCAAACTGTGGTTGGTGATATTGCAACTCAAGGTGAGAGGCTTCAAGCTTTGCTTAGTTGGAGAGATCCAAGAGCAACGTTTTTGTTTGTGATTTTCTGTCTTGTTACTGCTGTTGCATTGTATGTTACACCTTTTAAGATGGTTATTTCTGTTGCTGGGATTTTCTGGCTTAGGCATCCTAAGTTTAGGAGCAAGTTGCCTTCTGTCCCAAGTAACTTCTTCAAGAGGTTGCCATCTGGTGCTGATAGCATGCTTTGA